From a single Bacteroidota bacterium genomic region:
- the istB gene encoding IS21-like element helper ATPase IstB, whose protein sequence is MNEQTLHKMRQMKFFGMVRAFRTSMENGSTSKMTGDEMVSMLVDSEWDDRNNRRIERQTRNARFRYKANIEQMHFDLERNLDKNQLMRMAECTFIQRKENLLITGSTGIGKSYIASAIGNQACTLGYKVLYANATKLFSKLKMAKADGSYIREIAKIERQDLLILDDFGLQPLDGYSRSVLMEIIEDRHGNRSTIITSQLPVPQWYEVIGEQTVADAILDRIVHDAHRMELLGESLRKKPINKIKEHTETE, encoded by the coding sequence ATGAATGAGCAAACTCTTCACAAAATGAGACAGATGAAGTTCTTCGGTATGGTTCGGGCGTTCCGAACAAGCATGGAGAATGGCAGCACATCAAAAATGACTGGCGATGAAATGGTATCAATGCTTGTTGACTCTGAATGGGACGACCGAAACAATCGTCGTATAGAGCGACAAACACGCAATGCCCGCTTTCGCTATAAAGCCAACATCGAACAAATGCACTTTGATTTAGAGCGCAACCTTGACAAGAACCAGTTAATGCGCATGGCAGAATGCACCTTTATTCAACGCAAAGAAAACCTTCTTATCACGGGTAGTACCGGCATCGGGAAAAGCTATATCGCCTCGGCTATCGGCAATCAGGCCTGCACACTCGGTTATAAAGTACTCTATGCAAATGCAACAAAGCTGTTCTCCAAATTAAAGATGGCCAAGGCCGACGGCTCCTATATCCGGGAAATAGCAAAGATAGAACGGCAGGATCTTCTCATACTTGATGACTTCGGCTTGCAGCCACTCGATGGATATAGCCGATCAGTACTTATGGAAATCATCGAGGACAGGCATGGAAACCGTTCGACCATTATCACATCTCAATTACCTGTTCCCCAATGGTACGAGGTCATCGGCGAGCAAACAGTAGCGGATGCCATACTCGATCGCATTGTTCACGATGCTCACCGCATGGAACTCTTAGGGGAATCACTGCGAAAGAAACCAATAAATAAAATAAAGGAACATACTGAAACAGAATAA
- the istA gene encoding IS21 family transposase, producing the protein MSKVRNIIKLYTEGVSKTSIGERTGLPRNSVKKYIRLFLASGKSTEEIRKMSDTQLEQLFLDMVPRSHIEDDPRYMALVDFFPVMEKALKCRENTKEKLWQQYYAQHPDGYRLTQFKGHYLRWLKVRNPVMHIEHKAGEKMYVDYAGQKLHILDPETGEEVPVEVFVAILGASQLTYVEASYSQQKEDFITSCENALLYFGGVPNAIITDNLKSAVIKGNRYEPTLNEAFRDFVGHYAMAALPAAPYKPKHKALVEGAVKIIYRTIYGIVKERAYSSLELLNQAIRTVLEEHNGRLLKNRPFSRRQLFEDTERHTLNPLPEKKYEMKRRYIATVMKNNYVCLAEDKHYYSVPYLFIGKKVTLLYSQSEVEIYHRYERIAVHRRNRHMFGHTTVNKHLASQHRFMGDWNPEKFIERGEEVGPETKEYIIQLLLTRQHPEQTYRSCQGVLSFVARVGKVRLNNACRRALQYGDYSYQTIRTILEKGLDDQAMLDDPDDDPSMPPHDNIRGKNYYR; encoded by the coding sequence ATGAGCAAGGTAAGAAACATTATCAAGCTTTACACCGAAGGTGTAAGTAAAACGTCCATCGGGGAACGGACAGGGCTTCCCCGCAATAGTGTCAAGAAGTACATCAGGCTATTTCTGGCCTCGGGCAAGTCTACTGAGGAAATCAGAAAGATGAGTGACACGCAGTTAGAACAGTTATTTCTGGATATGGTTCCACGCAGCCATATCGAGGATGATCCACGTTACATGGCCTTGGTTGATTTTTTTCCAGTGATGGAAAAAGCGCTCAAATGTCGCGAAAACACGAAGGAGAAGCTGTGGCAGCAATATTATGCACAACACCCGGATGGTTATCGTCTGACTCAGTTTAAGGGTCATTACCTCCGATGGCTTAAAGTCCGCAACCCGGTCATGCATATAGAGCATAAAGCGGGAGAAAAAATGTATGTGGATTATGCAGGACAAAAACTACATATTTTGGATCCGGAAACCGGGGAAGAAGTTCCTGTAGAAGTCTTTGTAGCGATACTTGGTGCCAGTCAGCTTACCTATGTAGAGGCTAGTTATAGCCAGCAGAAAGAAGACTTTATCACATCCTGTGAAAACGCCTTGCTTTACTTTGGCGGTGTTCCCAATGCCATTATTACGGATAATCTGAAATCCGCAGTAATTAAGGGTAATCGTTACGAACCTACTCTGAATGAGGCATTCCGTGACTTTGTTGGCCACTATGCAATGGCTGCGCTTCCTGCAGCTCCCTACAAACCTAAGCACAAGGCGCTGGTTGAGGGTGCCGTAAAAATCATTTATCGCACCATATACGGCATTGTGAAGGAACGGGCATACTCAAGCCTCGAACTGCTTAATCAGGCGATCAGGACGGTCCTTGAGGAACATAATGGCCGCTTGCTGAAAAATAGACCATTCAGCCGTCGCCAGCTGTTTGAAGATACAGAGCGCCATACTCTCAATCCTTTGCCAGAGAAAAAGTATGAAATGAAGCGGCGGTATATCGCCACTGTAATGAAGAACAATTACGTCTGTCTTGCTGAGGATAAGCATTATTACAGCGTTCCCTACCTTTTTATCGGCAAGAAGGTGACACTGCTATACAGCCAGTCGGAAGTTGAAATATACCACCGTTACGAGCGTATCGCGGTGCACAGGCGGAACAGGCACATGTTTGGCCATACCACAGTAAATAAGCACCTTGCTTCTCAGCATCGCTTTATGGGTGACTGGAACCCTGAAAAATTTATTGAACGTGGCGAAGAAGTAGGCCCGGAAACGAAAGAATATATCATCCAGTTGTTACTTACCCGGCAGCATCCCGAACAGACTTACAGGTCATGCCAGGGGGTTTTGAGCTTCGTTGCACGTGTTGGCAAAGTTCGGCTAAACAACGCTTGTCGTCGTGCACTGCAATATGGCGATTACAGTTATCAAACCATCCGTACCATCCTTGAAAAAGGGTTGGATGACCAAGCCATGCTCGATGATCCCGATGATGATCCTTCAATGCCACCGCACGATAACATCCGCGGCAAAAACTATTACCGATAA
- a CDS encoding N-6 DNA methylase — protein MKIERQLQGTLNTVFTELIKEKGLEEKIMPYAVIEEERADITLKNKSGKPIFFIELKDPTAKGGKSVFDSSVLMREVERAQRLEIKYFGNCNFLACAFFDKDKLFEKASVNEGFFTLTDISRLSQSYTPGKEILNKLRTIAEFYLDRAIEVLEKRTPKFSDLDELFIFKIRKLIEVYAHPISNKVWDKYKHNKSFEKEIQLYAQSQLWNKPSSFEEIEKLTHISVLMLISKLIFYKTYVDNQTYHALSPMNVPDSVNTPDDMEELIWKYFITFQEVTGNFELLIGERSDIIFKIPFVSDAVIDLVNEILDTEGHYNFSKIPFDIIGRIFEELIREDERHKLGQYFTPPHVIDFINAFVIHKSSDKVFDPSCGSGTFLVRAYERKKHLCAEEDEAAKHDILLDEIYGNDLSGYPAYLSMLNLAIRNMRRASYPRIINKDFFAIYEKSSITLHNQEGVEEKRPLPKFDAIIGNPPYTRQEDIGTMHGTVSKAKIQTLIKSECGFEPSQRTSIYAYFFYHASVFLKDRGYLAFICQNSWLDTDYGIDMQRYLLRNYEIVAIIDSEVERFFPTASVNTTIVIVRKQRNEEARNTNTVKFIYLYSTLADTIKDYKGVSKLYNIIKHTNESESSDYFRLNCIHQETLSKFTKWGQFLKAPQVYFDIMERGAKKFVPLKELAEVRFGIKTGCNDFFIVKDLTDTAKDKLIPLAVNNIHGLETIKQVRKENLRLVENGFNELWLIEEQFLSSIITSPKDVKTYSVEPSTLHFKLLSSEEEKKDLRNAFPYLYEYIKYGERKSIHRGSTLANRKIWYDAGKRQLPDLSFSYMINDFGKTFKGAVLTNNNFHNIYSPKNSNTIWFYMNSTINWLVQQLIMRTNLGDGAGKIETYDLAALLIPKIDLADLKINLGETKNYKDELGTLESIQTVNPERIKLDSAILEAIGYKNKKVREDILFELYKATYKLIDARLRKAQSLNGVKSQRNKVKFSVYIEQLKEMLVEGKYEAKKTLKFAKELEKLIREITSESKLKKKIFDAYWKEKFKEIYNEKKIVDSSQMKLF, from the coding sequence ATGAAAATTGAACGGCAATTACAAGGCACTTTAAACACAGTTTTTACAGAACTTATTAAGGAAAAGGGGCTGGAAGAAAAAATAATGCCTTATGCAGTTATAGAAGAAGAGAGAGCAGATATTACTTTAAAAAACAAAAGTGGGAAGCCAATATTTTTTATTGAACTTAAAGACCCGACTGCCAAGGGCGGTAAAAGCGTTTTTGATAGTAGCGTTCTAATGCGCGAAGTAGAACGAGCACAACGATTAGAGATTAAATATTTTGGCAATTGTAATTTTTTGGCTTGTGCATTTTTTGACAAAGACAAACTGTTTGAAAAAGCAAGTGTCAATGAAGGTTTCTTTACTTTGACTGATATTTCCCGCCTCAGTCAAAGTTATACGCCTGGCAAAGAAATTCTAAACAAACTTCGCACCATAGCTGAATTTTATCTTGATCGGGCTATTGAAGTACTTGAAAAAAGAACACCCAAGTTTAGCGACCTAGATGAACTTTTCATTTTCAAAATCCGCAAACTTATTGAAGTTTATGCGCACCCAATTAGCAATAAGGTTTGGGACAAATACAAACACAACAAATCTTTTGAAAAGGAAATTCAGCTTTACGCACAAAGCCAATTATGGAATAAGCCTTCAAGTTTTGAAGAAATTGAAAAACTCACACACATTAGTGTGCTTATGCTAATTTCAAAACTTATTTTTTACAAAACGTATGTAGATAATCAAACTTATCATGCTTTATCTCCGATGAATGTTCCCGATTCAGTCAACACGCCTGATGATATGGAGGAACTCATTTGGAAATACTTTATAACATTCCAAGAAGTCACTGGAAATTTTGAATTGCTTATTGGAGAGCGCTCCGACATTATTTTCAAAATTCCATTTGTAAGTGATGCAGTCATTGATTTAGTAAACGAAATTCTTGATACAGAAGGTCACTATAATTTCAGTAAAATTCCTTTTGATATTATCGGGCGAATTTTTGAAGAGCTCATTCGTGAAGATGAACGCCATAAATTAGGACAATATTTTACGCCACCCCATGTAATTGATTTTATTAATGCTTTTGTTATTCACAAAAGTAGCGACAAAGTTTTTGACCCCTCATGTGGCTCTGGAACTTTTTTAGTGCGAGCGTATGAGCGCAAGAAACATTTATGTGCCGAAGAAGATGAAGCCGCAAAACATGATATTTTACTTGATGAAATCTACGGTAATGATTTATCAGGTTACCCAGCATATCTAAGTATGCTAAACCTTGCCATTAGAAATATGCGTAGAGCAAGCTATCCTCGTATAATTAACAAAGATTTCTTTGCAATTTATGAAAAGTCAAGCATTACATTACACAACCAGGAAGGGGTTGAAGAAAAAAGACCGTTACCAAAATTTGATGCCATCATAGGAAATCCACCTTACACCCGACAGGAAGATATTGGAACAATGCATGGCACAGTGAGTAAAGCAAAAATACAAACCCTAATAAAATCTGAATGCGGTTTTGAACCTTCACAACGCACTTCCATTTATGCTTACTTCTTTTATCACGCAAGTGTATTTTTAAAAGACCGTGGTTATCTTGCTTTTATATGCCAGAATAGTTGGCTTGACACTGATTACGGAATTGATATGCAACGTTACCTCCTGCGCAATTATGAAATAGTCGCTATAATTGACAGCGAGGTTGAGAGATTTTTCCCTACTGCTTCCGTTAACACAACAATAGTAATTGTCCGAAAGCAGCGTAATGAGGAAGCAAGAAACACAAATACTGTTAAGTTTATTTATTTATATTCAACATTGGCTGATACAATAAAAGACTACAAAGGAGTAAGCAAACTCTACAATATTATTAAACACACTAATGAAAGTGAGAGTAGCGATTATTTTCGTTTAAACTGTATTCATCAGGAAACACTTTCAAAATTCACCAAGTGGGGTCAGTTTTTAAAAGCGCCACAAGTTTATTTTGACATAATGGAAAGGGGAGCTAAAAAATTCGTTCCGTTAAAAGAACTAGCAGAGGTGCGATTTGGAATTAAAACAGGGTGCAATGATTTCTTTATTGTAAAAGATTTAACTGATACAGCAAAAGATAAATTGATTCCGTTAGCAGTCAATAATATTCATGGACTTGAAACGATTAAACAGGTTCGTAAGGAAAACCTTCGATTAGTCGAAAATGGTTTTAATGAGTTGTGGTTAATTGAAGAACAATTTTTATCTTCAATCATCACAAGTCCGAAAGATGTAAAAACATATTCTGTAGAGCCATCAACTTTGCACTTCAAACTTTTGTCTTCAGAAGAAGAGAAAAAAGATTTGCGGAATGCTTTTCCCTACTTATATGAGTATATCAAATATGGGGAACGAAAAAGCATTCATCGCGGCTCTACTCTCGCTAATAGAAAAATTTGGTATGATGCAGGTAAAAGGCAATTACCAGACTTGTCTTTCAGTTACATGATTAATGATTTTGGGAAAACTTTCAAGGGGGCAGTTCTAACGAATAACAATTTTCACAATATTTATTCGCCTAAAAATTCAAATACAATTTGGTTTTACATGAACTCAACAATCAATTGGTTAGTGCAACAATTGATTATGCGAACCAATTTAGGTGATGGTGCTGGTAAAATTGAAACCTATGATTTAGCAGCATTACTTATACCAAAAATTGATTTGGCAGATTTGAAAATTAATCTTGGCGAAACGAAAAATTACAAAGATGAATTAGGCACATTAGAAAGTATACAAACTGTAAACCCTGAAAGAATAAAATTAGATAGTGCAATACTTGAAGCCATTGGTTATAAAAACAAAAAGGTACGAGAGGATATTTTGTTTGAACTTTACAAAGCTACCTACAAACTCATTGATGCGCGATTGAGAAAAGCACAAAGTTTAAATGGCGTAAAGTCTCAGCGCAACAAAGTTAAATTTAGTGTTTATATTGAGCAGTTAAAAGAAATGCTTGTAGAGGGAAAATATGAAGCAAAAAAAACATTAAAATTTGCGAAAGAATTAGAAAAACTTATTCGTGAAATAACCTCAGAAAGTAAACTAAAAAAGAAAATATTTGATGCATATTGGAAAGAAAAGTTTAAAGAAATCTATAATGAAAAGAAAATTGTAGATAGTTCTCAAATGAAACTTTTCTAA
- a CDS encoding HEPN domain-containing protein gives MPTAKQNFLERLFIIEKTLSTPNIRDGLPTQTEHNNIARLLRNGLAVVGFVALEDFIKNRTIEILNEIATSHIPFSNLTEDLRFYSIVDVLKSVMRIANFESNRIDKISFVQNETRIISSSLNPSYDLNKYTFGFSNSNINKDEIRKILKAFNISDSWNKQTALASIIGITSLPLENSFTNAASRRHQAAHDTSSTIPIGDLIQYINEAIAIALTFDALLSHSKTKLINDNTAFLSNTTIIDQNSITMSFIKKETNRWKYKRRGRLNAVKTETDKNNLLTTVVPISQANNECLIIYDESNKIINWYT, from the coding sequence ATGCCAACTGCAAAGCAAAATTTTCTAGAGCGACTATTTATAATTGAGAAAACACTATCCACACCGAATATAAGGGATGGATTGCCAACTCAAACTGAACATAACAATATTGCGAGACTATTACGAAATGGTTTGGCCGTTGTTGGTTTCGTAGCACTTGAGGATTTTATTAAAAATAGAACTATTGAAATTTTAAATGAAATAGCTACATCACATATTCCTTTTTCAAACTTGACTGAAGATTTAAGATTCTACAGCATTGTTGATGTATTAAAATCAGTTATGAGAATCGCTAATTTTGAGTCAAATAGAATCGATAAAATATCATTTGTTCAAAATGAAACAAGGATAATATCATCATCATTAAATCCATCTTATGATTTAAATAAGTACACTTTTGGTTTTAGCAATTCAAATATCAATAAAGATGAAATTAGAAAAATTTTAAAAGCTTTTAATATCAGTGACAGTTGGAATAAGCAAACTGCATTAGCTTCTATAATCGGGATTACAAGTTTACCACTTGAGAATTCATTCACTAATGCTGCATCAAGAAGGCATCAAGCCGCACATGACACATCATCAACAATACCTATTGGTGATTTGATTCAATATATTAATGAAGCTATCGCAATTGCATTAACTTTTGATGCACTATTATCTCATTCAAAAACAAAACTAATAAATGATAACACAGCCTTTTTATCTAATACAACAATAATCGACCAAAACTCCATTACAATGAGTTTCATTAAAAAAGAAACTAATCGGTGGAAATATAAAAGGAGAGGACGTTTGAATGCAGTTAAAACTGAAACTGACAAAAACAATCTTTTAACAACAGTTGTTCCGATTTCACAAGCAAATAATGAATGCTTAATAATATATGACGAATCAAACAAAATTATTAACTGGTATACATAA
- a CDS encoding DUF262 domain-containing protein translates to MNIDQLIKKFNNAQESLVIQQSDFSLETLSRMVINNIVDLNPHYQRRNRWTVDKQSKLIESFILNVPVPPIYFSEDEYGIYSVIDGKQRLTSIHDYLSDSYKLKNLEVFSELNGLTFSELPNQIKHALSIRPYIRIVTLLKQSDPQLKYEVFLRLNTGGDALKPQEIRNVAFDGTLNILLYELSPNEILKQKLKIVDDSSNAFRKMEDLEMILRFFALLNFWDNLPNQNISRVLDIYMQENRNPNQNEIKRLREIFNNSIQICEELWQGNAFYKPTSQTTFREQLIAPLFDAQMIAVGKLINEGHLNQLRQINHTELRVRLFDLFQSNEQFVKSVTQATNNASNINIRIRTMYDLINSLS, encoded by the coding sequence ATGAATATAGACCAATTAATAAAGAAATTTAATAACGCCCAAGAATCGTTGGTTATTCAACAGTCAGATTTTTCTCTTGAAACATTATCTAGAATGGTAATCAACAACATTGTCGACCTAAATCCACATTACCAAAGGAGAAATAGATGGACTGTAGACAAACAATCTAAATTGATAGAATCATTTATTCTAAATGTACCTGTCCCACCGATTTATTTTTCTGAAGACGAGTACGGAATTTATAGTGTTATTGATGGTAAACAGAGGTTGACTTCAATACATGATTATTTATCTGATTCATATAAATTAAAAAACTTGGAGGTCTTTTCAGAATTAAATGGCTTAACTTTTTCCGAACTACCTAATCAAATTAAACATGCTTTATCTATAAGACCTTATATTAGAATTGTTACACTTCTTAAGCAATCGGACCCACAATTAAAATACGAAGTTTTTTTAAGACTTAACACAGGTGGTGATGCTTTAAAACCACAAGAAATCAGAAATGTTGCATTTGATGGCACTTTAAATATCTTATTGTATGAATTAAGTCCGAACGAAATACTAAAACAAAAGCTTAAAATTGTAGACGATTCTTCGAATGCATTCCGTAAAATGGAAGATTTAGAGATGATTTTAAGATTTTTCGCATTATTAAATTTTTGGGACAACTTACCTAATCAAAATATATCAAGAGTATTAGATATTTACATGCAAGAAAATAGGAATCCGAATCAAAATGAAATAAAACGTCTAAGGGAAATATTCAATAACAGTATTCAAATTTGCGAAGAATTATGGCAAGGAAATGCATTCTATAAACCAACTTCGCAGACAACTTTCAGAGAACAACTAATTGCTCCATTATTTGACGCTCAAATGATCGCAGTAGGTAAACTAATAAATGAAGGACATTTAAACCAACTTAGACAAATTAACCATACAGAATTAAGAGTGAGGTTATTTGATTTGTTTCAAAGTAACGAGCAATTTGTCAAATCTGTTACTCAAGCGACAAATAACGCAAGTAATATCAATATTAGAATCAGAACAATGTATGATTTAATAAATAGTCTTTCATAA
- a CDS encoding T9SS type A sorting domain-containing protein produces the protein MKKIILFVATTVLFCFQISTTFAQPGIEWQKCLGGIYNDWPFAIQQTLDGGYIVAGFTQSNDGDVSGNHNPCGHCSDYWIVKVNISGSIQWEKCLGGTSDEVANYIEQTNDGGYIIAGYTVSNDGDVSGNQGDGDVWVVKLDSAGNIQKQKCFGGTQFDYASCIHATVDGGYIIAGYTFSNDGDVSGNHGSQDFWLIKINSEWNIQWQKCLGGTQDDLAKSVQLTSDGGYIIAGYTTSNNGDITGWHVGYYGGGIPYPDWWVVKVDFLGNIEWQKCIGGSNDDRANSILQTYDGGYIVAGATKSNNGDVSGNHDVIGINNDFLIVKLNYSGNVQWLKCLGGNGNDCANSIQRTFDNGYIIAGCTNLNGGDVSGCHVGSTNDCWIVQIDSVGNIKWQKCLGGSSNENANCIQQTNDAGYILAGPTYSNNGDVSGNHGGSNMGDYWIVKLIPDLTLALDEIDAELNFNLFPNPVISNLGINLPQKSVIEIINLHGQLLKTINPTENQTTIDISDFARGMYFIKVTKDKGVLTKKFIKE, from the coding sequence ATGAAAAAAATAATTTTATTTGTTGCAACAACAGTATTATTTTGCTTTCAAATTTCTACAACTTTTGCACAACCAGGAATTGAATGGCAAAAATGCTTGGGTGGTATTTATAATGATTGGCCGTTTGCTATTCAACAAACGCTTGATGGCGGCTATATTGTGGCAGGATTTACTCAGTCGAATGATGGAGATGTTTCAGGGAATCATAATCCTTGTGGACATTGCAGTGATTATTGGATTGTAAAGGTTAATATTTCAGGAAGTATTCAATGGGAAAAATGTTTGGGCGGTACAAGTGATGAAGTGGCAAATTACATTGAGCAAACCAATGATGGCGGATATATTATTGCAGGATATACGGTATCAAATGATGGAGATGTTTCTGGAAATCAAGGAGATGGGGATGTTTGGGTTGTGAAACTTGATTCTGCCGGAAATATCCAAAAGCAAAAATGTTTTGGAGGGACACAATTTGATTATGCATCTTGTATTCATGCAACTGTTGATGGTGGATATATTATAGCGGGATATACATTTTCTAATGATGGGGATGTTTCTGGTAATCATGGAAGTCAAGATTTCTGGCTAATAAAAATAAATTCCGAATGGAATATCCAATGGCAAAAATGCTTAGGGGGCACCCAAGATGATTTGGCGAAGTCAGTTCAACTAACATCAGATGGCGGATATATAATTGCAGGTTACACAACATCCAATAATGGTGATATTACGGGATGGCACGTTGGATATTATGGTGGTGGAATTCCTTATCCTGATTGGTGGGTAGTGAAAGTAGATTTTTTGGGAAATATTGAATGGCAAAAATGTATAGGAGGGTCAAATGATGATAGAGCCAATTCCATTTTGCAAACTTATGATGGGGGATATATTGTTGCAGGAGCGACCAAATCAAATAATGGTGATGTTTCAGGAAATCATGATGTAATTGGCATAAATAATGATTTTTTAATTGTAAAACTTAATTATTCAGGCAATGTTCAATGGCTAAAATGCCTCGGTGGAAACGGAAATGATTGTGCAAATTCAATTCAGCGAACATTTGACAATGGATATATTATTGCCGGATGTACTAACCTTAATGGTGGTGATGTGTCAGGTTGTCATGTGGGATCTACTAATGATTGTTGGATAGTGCAAATTGATTCAGTCGGAAATATAAAATGGCAAAAATGCCTGGGTGGCTCAAGTAATGAAAATGCAAATTGTATTCAACAAACAAATGACGCAGGATATATACTCGCCGGCCCGACATACTCAAATAATGGAGATGTTTCGGGAAATCATGGAGGGTCTAATATGGGAGATTATTGGATAGTGAAACTCATTCCTGACTTAACACTTGCTTTAGATGAAATAGATGCTGAATTGAACTTTAATTTATTTCCTAACCCCGTTATTAGCAATCTTGGAATTAACCTTCCACAAAAATCCGTAATAGAAATCATCAACCTACATGGCCAATTATTAAAAACAATAAACCCAACAGAAAATCAAACGACTATTGATATTTCAGACTTTGCAAGAGGGATGTATTTTATTAAAGTGACAAAAGATAAAGGAGTGTTAACAAAGAAATTTATAAAAGAATGA
- a CDS encoding DUF3987 domain-containing protein → MQQEQRNSIANTSFQEEIFQNLPDILQKAIILFNDKVEKDVLLAGALGVLSGCLPNIIGTYDTHKVGSNLFVFVRSQAGAGKGTLIYSQYLAKRIHKNKMQKAKEANSDYQDQLEEFRNSKIKHKGASVTRPEPPKQEMLFIPANSSSSAFLSALASNNGRGIMFSSEADTLVSTLKQDWGNYSDSLRCAFHHEPITQLRKVNNEFIEIIKPYLSVVLSGTPGQLAKLIPNSENGLFSRFLYYDLKLKLEWKNIFSSNGIDYENEFDRIAEKICILFEQLENREIPIIFKFTQDQQNVFNKEFERWQNKLATIYGNEIVPSIRRLGLIFFKLSMLLSGLRLIDLQTLPNEIICNSTDFYVAGLLTDTFINNALSIFSGLPKCHAVPFSNKRMNDLYEKLPKEFSREQSIEIANEIGISDSTTDRFLKSDQLFIKTSYGNYQKLL, encoded by the coding sequence ATGCAACAAGAACAAAGAAATAGTATAGCTAATACAAGCTTTCAGGAAGAAATATTCCAGAACTTACCAGACATTCTACAAAAAGCGATCATCTTATTCAATGACAAGGTGGAAAAGGACGTCTTATTGGCTGGAGCGTTAGGCGTTTTAAGTGGATGCTTGCCAAACATAATAGGAACATACGATACCCACAAAGTAGGAAGTAATCTATTCGTTTTTGTAAGATCACAGGCTGGCGCAGGGAAAGGTACCCTCATTTATTCTCAATATCTTGCTAAAAGAATTCATAAAAATAAAATGCAAAAAGCTAAAGAGGCAAATTCTGATTATCAGGATCAATTAGAAGAATTCAGAAACAGTAAAATTAAACATAAAGGTGCGTCAGTAACAAGGCCGGAACCACCAAAGCAGGAAATGCTCTTCATTCCCGCGAACAGCAGCTCAAGTGCTTTTCTTAGCGCTTTAGCGAGTAATAATGGCAGGGGAATTATGTTCTCTAGTGAAGCAGATACTCTTGTTAGTACATTAAAACAGGACTGGGGAAATTATTCTGATTCTTTGCGATGTGCTTTCCATCATGAACCAATCACGCAACTCAGGAAAGTGAATAATGAATTTATTGAAATAATTAAACCGTATTTATCGGTCGTACTAAGCGGCACACCCGGACAATTAGCGAAACTGATTCCAAATTCAGAAAACGGTTTATTTTCCAGATTCCTTTATTATGATCTTAAATTGAAATTGGAATGGAAAAATATCTTTTCGTCCAATGGAATAGATTATGAAAATGAATTTGATAGGATCGCTGAAAAAATTTGCATACTATTCGAACAACTTGAAAATAGGGAAATACCAATTATTTTCAAATTTACACAAGACCAGCAAAATGTCTTTAATAAAGAATTTGAGCGCTGGCAGAACAAATTGGCAACTATATATGGTAATGAAATAGTGCCGTCAATCAGACGCCTTGGCCTAATCTTTTTTAAATTGTCTATGCTCTTATCAGGTCTGCGATTAATAGATTTACAAACCCTACCAAATGAGATCATCTGTAACAGCACTGATTTCTATGTAGCTGGATTGTTGACTGACACTTTTATCAACAATGCTTTATCTATTTTTTCGGGGCTTCCCAAATGTCATGCTGTCCCATTTTCAAATAAACGCATGAACGATCTTTACGAGAAATTGCCAAAAGAATTTAGCAGAGAACAAAGCATTGAAATTGCAAATGAAATAGGAATATCAGATTCAACAACTGATAGATTCTTGAAATCCGATCAATTATTTATCAAAACCTCCTACGGAAATTATCAGAAATTACTATGA
- a CDS encoding helix-turn-helix domain-containing protein, giving the protein MGTLGFKWVSLIDTFMLLNKQRDMSQNPFEILEQKMQSGFAEIKELILSQKLSETSEQAEESKYLYSLRALSDFIGCSVVTAQKLKNRGTIPYYQVGRKLVFEKEAVRQAMKPCYRFKKAKGGKDGQ; this is encoded by the coding sequence TTGGGTACTTTGGGATTTAAATGGGTTTCACTCATAGATACCTTTATGCTTTTAAATAAGCAAAGAGATATGTCACAAAACCCATTCGAGATTTTAGAGCAAAAAATGCAATCGGGATTTGCCGAAATAAAAGAATTAATCCTATCGCAAAAACTATCAGAAACGTCCGAACAGGCTGAAGAAAGCAAATATTTGTATAGCTTACGCGCCCTATCTGATTTTATTGGCTGTTCCGTTGTGACGGCGCAGAAACTAAAGAATCGGGGCACCATACCCTATTATCAAGTCGGTCGCAAGCTTGTGTTTGAAAAAGAAGCTGTACGACAAGCAATGAAACCTTGCTACCGTTTTAAAAAGGCCAAAGGAGGTAAGGATGGACAATGA